A region of the Paenibacillus sp. J23TS9 genome:
GAAGTCCATGCTGTACCGCCAAGATCATACCAAGATTCAGGTTTCACCTCATCAAATGGATGCCCTGATGGAAAGGGTTGTTCCCGGCCTCCGTAAAATCGGGAGAGTTTCGGTGGATTCGGCTATTCGTGACCGAATAGTGCAGCCTGCACTATCTGCCAAGCTTTATCTGGACCGGGATGAAACCTCCCTTTTCGCCAGAGTGGAATTTGTGTACGGGGGAATTGTCATTGATGCGCTCGCCGATGATTGGGAAGCTCGCAAAGATGTAGAACTGATTTTGGTAAGAGATACGGAAAAGGAGAAAAAGCTGCTGGACATGCTGAATGCGAGCGAGTTTATCCGTTTCGACAAGGAGTGGTCGCTCGATCTTTCCGAGGAGGAAAGCATGTACGATGTGTTATTCCATATGCTGCCGAAGCTTGAGGCCTGGGTTGAGGTTTACGCTACGGACAGAGTTAAACAGATGATGCATACGGGCCGGAAGGCTCCCAAAATCAAGGCGGATACGGACCAGACGACGAACTGGCTGGAGATCAGCTTTGAGCTGGACGGAATCAGCGAAAAGGAAATCCGCAAGATTCTGCTGAGTATTGTGGAGAAGAAGAAATTTTACCGACTTCCTGAGGGAGCATACCTGTCGCTTGAGGGAGATGCCTTCCAGTTGTTCGGTGAGCTGTACGACGAGATGGGAATGAAAAAAGGGGATATCACCGGCAGCCGAATGCAGCTTCCTGTATTCAGGGGACTCCAGCTTCGGGACCTAGATAGCGGCAGTCTCCAGCTCGGAAAATCACTTCGCGGTTTGCTGGATCATATGCTGCGTCCTGAGCATGGGGAATTTTCTATTCCGGAAGAGCTGTCTAATGTGCTACGTGATTATCAAAAGGAAGGATATCAGTGGCTAAAAACGCTTGGATCATACCGATTTGGCGGAATTCTGGCGGATGATATGGGGCTGGGAAAAACGCTTCAGAGTATAGCCTTTATTCTATCAGAAATTCGGGAGCAGTCGACGCGTCAGCCTGTGCTGATTGTGGCCCCTGCGTCGCTCGTCTACAATTGGGAAAATGAGTTTCACCGGTTTGCCCCATCCCTTAACATTCAAGTGGCTTTGGGAGCGAAGAAGGAACGAAATGACATGCTTTTGCGTATGGCGGATGTGGAGGCAGACCCTGAAGCAGACCCTGAAGCGGATGATGAAGACAACATGCCTGACTATGATGCGGATGTTATCATTACATCCTATCCATCACTGCGCAAGGATATCCGAATCTACCGGGAAATGACATTCAGTACACTGATTCTGGATGAAGCCCAAGCCATCAAAAATTCATCTACCCAAACGGCTCAGGCCGTGCGGGAAGTAACGGCAGGGCGCAGATTTGCGCTGACCGGAACACCGATTGAAAATTCCGTTGATGAGTTGTGGTCGATTTTCGACGCTGTATTTCCGGGGCTATTTGCCGGACTTAAAAACTTCCGTGGTCTCTCTCGTGACCGAATTGCACGGATTGTGCAGCCCTTCATTCTGCGGCGGCTGCGTGCTGATGTGCTGGAAGAGCTGCCTGAGCGGATCGAGACGGTGCAGCAGTCCGAGCTCAGCAAGGAACAGAAGAAGCTCTATGCTGCATATCTGGAGGAATTTAAGGAAGAAACGATGCGTGATCTAGAATTCGAGGGCTTCCAGCGGAGCCGCATGAAAATATTGGCCGGTATTACGAGACTGCGCCAGCTGTGCTGCCATCCTGCCTTGTTTGTTGACGGCTATGAAGGTGAGTCCGGGAAGCTCCAGCAGCTGCTGGAGGTTGCTCAGGATTGCCTGGACAGCGGCAGACGAATGCTGATTTTCTCCCAGTTCACCAGCATGCTTCGAATTATCCGGAGTGAGCTCGGCAAGCTGGGCATTCCGGTTTTTTATCTCGATGGACAGACACCAGCCAAAGAACGCGTGGATACCTGTGCACGCTTCAACAGCGGGGAGAATGATGTGTTCCTTATTTCACTCAAAGCCGGAGGTACGGGACTGAACCTGACTGGGGCGGATACCGTTATTTTATATGATCTATGGTGGAATCCCGCTGTGGAAGAGCAGGCTGCAGGGCGGGCTCACCGGATGGGACAGAAGAATGTCGTTCAGGTCATCCGTCTGGTGACGAAAGGGACTGTGGAAGAAAAAATGCTGGATCTCCAGAAGCGGAAAAAAGATCTCATTCGCGAAGTGATGGAGCCTGGCTCAGAGGTGCAGACTGCACTCTCAGAACAGGAAATCCGCGAGCTGCTTGCTCTGTAGAGGATGGATTTGCATAAATAGAGGAAAAATCCTGTTTCGACATTGGGTTTTTCCTCTTTTTTGTTCATATGTCATCGAATTATTTTTCTATATAAGGATTTGTGAAGGAATTTCGGAGGGAATGGCGAAATTTACCTACATAGCACTAGTATATTTGACCTATTATCTGTGATCAATTCATGGATTTTGTTGTGAGGAGAAGAATGATATGGGATATAGATACGATGAAGCGGCAGTGTCAGGTGTTACGTTCATGCAGCCATTTCTCGACCGGAGAGTCCAAAGCAGCGCTTGTTTGAAACGTCTGGAGCTGGTCGCCAAAAGAAATGCCAGACAAAAGGAACAGGCTGATTGGAGCGAAGCCGAGAAATCAGCGTTTGAAGTTGAATGGTACGAAAATCAGTTGGAATGGATTACATCCATTCATCAAATATGCGGGGAACCGATTTCTTGGGATCAGATTGCGGCCGCATCTGCGCCGTTCCGAAGAGGAGAGACGGGACCGCGCGAAAAGCTGGCCGAGGAGAACTACAGGGATTTCAAACCGACACGGATGCAAAAGCTTCTGAAACAGGATGCCGGAATGATGCAGGAGCTGAGTGAACAGATAACGAAGGCCAGAGAGCAGGATCAGCAAGATTATCTGCAGTGGAAAAATCTGACGGATTTTGCCCACAGCATTCTCGAAGGTAACCGAACGGCATATCTGCGTGTGCTTGAAGAAATGGCTCCGCTGGAAGATCTGCTAACCTTGGGAAGCGGCTTGGAGTTTAACGTTCTGAATGCGGCCGCAGTAGAGGTTGAGATGGATGTGAACTCAGGGCAGATGATTCCAATGGAGTCGAAGCAGCTGACTGGGGAAGGGATCTTGACGGCGAGTCCGCTTGACATAGAGGAACAGCATGAAATGGAGCGTAAATACGTATGCGGTTCCGTACTGCGGATTGCCAGGGAGCTGTTCGCCGTGCTGCCGCTGGATACGGTTCTCGTTCATGCCAGGGATACGAAGGTTGTCCGGGATACGGGGCAGGAGGAATATGTAACCGTGCTATCTGTTGAATTTGAACGGGGCATGTTATCCAATGTGGATATGGAGCAGGAGGCATGTCCACAGCTGCTGGAGCAATTTCGACATCATATCAAGTATGATTCTTCCACAGGCTTTGATCCGGTTGAGCAGCTGACATGGCCCTGAAAAAATAAAAGATCACGCCGTTGTTTTGTGGTATTTAGCCTGATAGGTATATCGGAGGCAAATGCACATGGCAGCGGCTTTTTTACGGAAGAGCAGACAATGAAGAGGATGATTTGAATCATCTACGGGTCGTGATCGGACCGCTTCACCGTACGCTGATTATTCACGGCTTATGTGATAAGCAGCTCGCGGATGTGAAACAGGAAATTTTGGAATGCTCACCTATGACCGTGTGCCTAAAGTTTTGCCTGGGCAGATCCCAATATCACTATGAATCGATAATCCGGTTTAACCCGCCAAACTGCGTCCCAGCACTGCTGCAAATGGATTGAATGCAGTGTGCGGGGCTTTTCTTTTTTTGTGTTTGGAAGAGGATGGTTGATTATCGCATATTGGTACCTTATCCTCTTGATTCACCATAGGCAACATTTGTTAATATATAAAGAAACATTAAATAAAACCAGAGAGAAAAACACCGAGAGTACTGGAATAGGAGTGAGTGGATGAAGAAATGGATGCTGGCGATGGTAGGTCTTGTTTTCATATTGGTCATGACAGGCTGTGGCGACAAAAAAAGCTTCTCCATGGATCAGGTTGATACGAGAGCTTATGTCATGCCCGATGGGGATTTATATGTGGAGGAATTATTCACATACAATTTCAAAGGCAATTTTCAAGGCACCACCAGGTATATCGATCAGGGCGAACAGAATGGGATCGAGTTTTTTGAAGCCTATGCTCCGCCTCCAGGCAAGAAGCTGGGTGAATTCAAGGATGAAAATCTGGAGCCCCTGGATGTGAAGTGGGATGGAGATAACGATACCTATTACATATACAATGCGGCTAATGATGAGGTGAAGCAGGTCTATTACCGGTACCGCATCAACCAGGCCGCTGTTAGATATAGTGATGCAGGTAAGTTGGATTATAGCTTTTTTAAGAAAAGTAATCAGGACATTCATCATGTCAAAGTAGATGTATATCTGCCGTCTGATTACAAAAAAGCCGATGTGCATGCCTATCTGCATGATCGGACGGGAGGAAGTATTACGACCGCAGAAGAGCCCGCGGTTCATTACGAAAACGAAAATCTTTCGAAGTATGGGGATGCCCAGATGCTGGTTCTCTTCCCGCAGGATCAGTTAACTCAAATGAAAAATAACCAGAAGGGTATATCTCTAAAACAGCTGCTCGCGAATGAACAGAAGCGGGAAGACCGGATGCAGCTCCGGGAGGGGAGAATGCAGGAAGCGGTTAAGGTCATTCAGGTGCTGACGATTATTTTCCTTCTGGGTTCAATTCTGTACCTGTTGTCATGGAAAAGCATATCAGCCTGGTCAAGCCGCCGTCAGGTTAACAAGGATGAGCTGGAGAAGCTGGATCCCCTATTGAAAACGTATATTCTCCGCAAGAGCAAGCTGAAGCAGAAAGACTTTATCGCAGGCCTTCTATCCCTACGCAAGCGTGGACTCGTTACGGTCCGGGAAGTGCCGTCATCAAAACGCTTTTTGGAGGAGCCGACAGCACCTGACACAACCCTGCTGTTCACTTTTCAAGGTAATGTGGAGCAGCTGAATGCGGCCGACCGTCAGTTGGTCGAATGGCTGTTTAACGAGGAAAATGTATTCCGGCTGGACTCCGTCGCAGGGCCCACATTTAAAGAAAAGCAGGATTCGAAGCTGATCGCAGAATATCGCCTAAAGTCGGAGAAACATGCCAAGCAGTTTAGAACATGGAGCAGAACTTTAGCCCACACAGAGCCGTATGCGGAAGAGGTGCGAACGAATAAGCTGCTCAAACTGCTGATTCCGCTGATGGTTATCATTCTTTATCTTATGCTGATTTATCTGTACTACGTGGATGTTGCTTCCCGCTTAAGTATACTCCTGACTGCTATTTTCCTGGGCGCCGGAGGGATCTGGACCTGCCTCCAATATAAATCCAAGCTATGGATTCTGCTTTACCATGCTGCCTGCTTAGCGATCGGAACCCAGATCGTCCATGAGGATGCTTGCAGCTCCTACATGCTTCTAGTTATATGTTCCGCACTCTTCGCCGCGCTGCTTCCGAGATATCTCATGTCCAGGAAGACACAGCAGTACCGGTATGCTCTCAAGACTTGGAGAAGGGAGCTCGGACAAGGTGGAGATACAGCTGAATGGGATCCGACCCATGTGGAGCGGGATGCAGAACACGCCGTTCTGCTTGGTGTCCTTCCTCAATACGTAAAGCGGATCAAGGAACAAGAGCCGGGCAACACCGCAGCTTACGCCGCTGCCATTCCGCTTTTATTCAGCGCCGATATTCTGTCGTCCATGATGTACACGCAAAGTCATCTCGGCTTCATTGCTTCGGGTTCTTCGAGCTCCAGCAGCAGCAGTTACAGCGGTGGAGGAGGAGGCGGCGGAGGTACAGGGGCTTTTTAGTCCCTGTATTATTATACGGAAAATTTGTGCTTTTTCTCACATCGGATGACATGTATCCACAAATCTGTTTATAATAGAAAACAGAAAGAAAGAGAAAAGACACTATATTGAGTGCTTTGGGAGGATTATATGAAACAGATTACGGTTGGTATTGTTGGATACGGAAACTTGGGCAAAGGTGTGGAAAAGGCGATCCGTCAAAATCAGGATATGCAGCTTGAAGCCATCTTCACCCGCCGCGAGCCGAACGGCGTAGAGGCTGGCGTGCCTGTTGTACATATTTCGGAAGCGGAAAAATACATCGGTAAAATCGATGTGATGATTCTATGCGGTGGTTCCGCCACAGATTTGCCAGAACAAGGTCCGGAGTTTGCCAAAATGTTCAACACGGTCGACAGTTTTGATACGCATGCGCGTATCCCTGAGTATTTTGCTACTGTGGACGCAGAGGCTTCTACTGCTGGGCATGTCAGTGTCATCTCTACGGGCTGGGATCCAGGTCTCTTCTCACTGAACCGGATGCTTGCAGAAGCGATCTTGCCTGAAGGCAAGGAATATACCTTCTGGGGCCGCGGCGTCAGCCAAGGGCATTCCGATGCGATCCGCCGCGTTGAAGGCGTGAAAAATGGCGTCCAGTATACCATTCCAGTTGAGGATGCGGTTGCCAAAGTACGCGCCGGCGAAAATCCGGAGCTGAGCACTCGTCAAAAGCATTTGCGTGAGTGCTTCGTGGTGACAGAAGAAGGAGCGGATCAAGCCCGCATCGAAAAAGAAATTAAAGAAATGCCAAATTACTTCTCTGACTATGACACAACCGTGAACTTTATCAGTGAAGATGAACTGAAGGCTAACCACTCCGCTATGCCTCACGGCGGTACCGTGCTGCGCAGCGGACGGACCGGTGAGAACAGCACCCAAATCATCGAATTCGGCCTGAAGCTGGATAGTAACCCTGAATTTACTGCCAGCGTGCTGGTAGCTTATGCGCGTGCGGCTGCGAAGCTGTCTGCACAGGGTGATAAAGGCGCCAAGACGGTATTTGATATTCCGTTTGGCCTGCTGTCACCTAAATCCGCAGAGCAGCTCCGCAAGGAATTGCTGTAATTTTAACTGGACAAGTCGTATCAAGGGCATCATTCCATCCATAATAAGGTTGGATGGTGCCCTTTTATGATCATTTATGCAATGTGAAAGGTAAGAGACGAAAGGAGCTGAAGTCCTCATGTTAGACCCGCGATCATTATATTTGCGGAGTATGATGCTGAAAAGGGAGGAGGTACCTTCCTTCCGGACATATCCCTTTAGTCTGCCGGCAGTTCACGATTTCTACAGTCTCTCGTTTCAAAAGCCGGTGACATTCATTATCGGGGAGAACGGATCGGGAAAGTCTACGCTTCTTGAAGCGATGGCTGTCGCCTGGGGCTTTAATCCTGAAGGTGGAACGTTGAACTTCTCTTTCGAAACCAAGTCATCACATTCGGAGCTGTACCGCTATATGCGTCTCGCCAAGGGAGTAGTTCGTCCTCGGGATGGTTTCTTTTTTCGTGCGGAGAGCTATTATAACGTAGCAACCAACATTGATCAGCTGGATGCTGAGTGGGGATCAGGACCTCCCATCAAGGATTCGTATGGCGGCAAATCTCTTCATGAGCAGTCTCATGGCGAATCTTTTTTCGCGACATTCATGAACCGATTCGGAGGCAGGGGGCTGTATCTCATGGACGAACCGGAGGCAGCCCTGTCGCCGCTGAAGCAGCTGTCTATGCTGACGCGCATGCATCAGCTGGTCACCAAGCAGTCGCAATTCGTGATCGCTACGCATTCACCGATCTTGATGACATACCCGCATGCCGAGATCTGGCTGCTGGACGAAGAAGGGATGCGCCAGGTGGCGCTGGAGGACACAGAGCATTACATTATTACCCGGAAAATGATGAATGACCGCGAGCAAATGCTGGACATTTTGCTGGAGGAAGAGACATAAAATTGTACGTGAAAAGGCTGTCCCGTAACTAACGGGACAGCCTTTATTTTGTACGAAACAAATTGCGCTAAGTAGCACATTAGAATGAAATGGCTTTTTGAATAAGTCTTAACGCTCGATGAGACGCTCCATGTACGAAACGTTCCTATAATCGCTGTTATCATCAAATTTCCTGAATTAATTTTTCTGAAGTAGAAATTTGATGACAAAGGCGACCGCTACGCTTTTTCGGAATCGTTTCGTTCTCTCCGCTACCATGCGGCACTACCTAATGTTATAAAGAATGGATATTCTCGAAGTAGCGAAGAGGGCAGACGAATGCGGACAAGCGGCAGCGGTCGCCTTTGTCTCCGGATTTTCACCTTTAAAAATAGTTCATGAAAATTTGGAGACAACAGCGATGGGAGCATCGTCTGACCTCGCAGCACTCCAAACGCTCCACATGCTCCAAACAAAAAAACAGGCGGCCATCCCGTAGGAATCAAAACATTCCCATAGTACAGCCACCTGCGTATTAACCAGAACTTGTAATTTACGCCTGCAAAGCCAAAACAGCTTCTCTGCACTCATCGGAGCAGAAGGATTGATGCTCTTCTTCACAATCGGTGCAGCAAACATGCTGTTTGTTGCATACCGGATTCGCACAATTGATGTAACGGTCTTCCGTTGTGCCGCAGTGAATGCATTTGGCGATAATCGTATCTTCCTCCGTACGGTTAATCGGCACCGAAATGCGCTCATCGAACACGTAGCATTTGCCATCCCATAGATGACCTTGTACTTCAGGATCCTTACCGTAAGTGACAATGCCGCCTTCCAGCTGGGATACGTCCTGGAAACCTTCTTTGATCAGGAAGCCTGTCAGTTTTTCACAGCGGATGCCGCCTGTGCAGTAAGTGAGTACTGTTTTGTCCTTGTATTCACTCATGTTGTTGCGAATCCACTCCGGAAACTCGCGGAACGAACCAACATCAGGACGGATGGCGCCTCTGAAATGGCCGATTTCATACTCATAATCATTACGGCCGTCAATGACAACAACGTCTTCCTTCTGCAGCATTTCATGCCATTCTACCGGAGACAGTCTCTTGCCACCGATGACATTGGGGTCAAGCTCTTCTTCATAACGGAAAGTGACCAGTTCCTTTTTGTAGCGCACAAAAATTTTCTTGAACGCATGTCCTTCGGACTCATCGATTTTGAAGACCGTGTCGGCGAACAATGGATTGGCCTTCATATCATTCATATACTTTTCGGTTTGTTCCACAGTACCGGACAGAGTTCCGTTAATGCCTTCCGATGCTATCAAAATGCGTCCTTTGACGCCAAGATCCTTACAATATTGAAGGTGCTCAGCTGTAAACTGTTCTGGATCAGGAATGCTTACAAATTTATAATATAGCAAAATACGGTAATCATTAGATGCTGTCATTATTTTTTCACCTGTCTTGTAAATTTATCATATTTCATTGTAGATGAATCTGCCGTACATAGTCAACTTAAAAAGTATGGAACATTTCCATTATCGGCAATTAAACAAAGGCTTAACCGATTTCGAAAGAACGGATCGGTAAGAGAATAATTTCAAGAAAATGAAGAAGATAATCCATAGAGAGTGCCCGTAAAGACCGATATAGTAAGATTATACCATTTAAATAGACTGTACGGTAATATAGGGGGACTTGCCAATGCATGGAAAATCATTAAGAGAGCCGTTCCGCTGGAACCCGCTGCGGTCAATCGGAACGAAAATTGCCCTGATTATTGTCGCTGCTATCATTGCTTTTGTGGCGGTTACAGGCGTAGTATCATATCAAATCTCCAAGAGAGCGCTAGAACGTGAGGTCACCAGTGCGTATCTGGAGACCGCTTTGCAAACGAGTCAGAAGCTCGATTTTCTGTACAATTCCTTTAATAAGATTTTGCTGCAGATGATGGTCGACAAACCGATGCAGAATACGGTCCTTGAAATGTTAGAACAAAAGGATAATCCGGTAGAATATACGCAGCTTGCGGATACACTGGATACCATACTGCAATCGTACATGTTTTCAGATACGTATATAACTTCCATTGAAGTGCTGCAAACCGATGGGACAATCGTTCCAACGCTATCCGGTCTTCTTGCTAGCAAAAATTACAGCAGTGAAGACTGGTTTAAGAAAATCGTGGAGAGCGGCGGACAATCCGTTTGGATTGATCATAATCTGGAAGGAAACCGGAATACGAATCCGACCATTACGCTGGGCAGAGTGATTTCCGGAGAAGGCGTATCCACCGGATATTGTGTCATTCTTATTGATATCGACCTGGCAGCCATTAAGGAACAGGTGGAGAATGTGCATATGGGTGACGGAGGCGCCATTCAGGTCATTAGTCCCCAGAATCAGATTATTTACAGTAAAGCATCCTCGCAGCTTGGGAAAACGTCCGGTATTTCACTCCCTCCAGAAGGGATGAGCAATCCAAAATATTCTTTTCTCACTCCGGATAAATCCAAACAGGTTGTGATGGCTAAATCAGAAACGAACGGATGGTTCACCATCGGAATGATTCCGGTGAGTGAGATGCTGAAGGATACCAAGCAGATTTTCCAAGCAACGCTGTGGGTGGTTGGCTGTGCATTTATACTGGCCATTCTGATTGGCTGGATGGTGGCCCGAATGATCGGTAAACCGCTGAACAGTCTGCGGGAGCTGATGAAACAGGGAGCAGACGGCAACCTGCAGGTCAGAACCCATGCGTCATCGAAGGACGAAATCGGCCAGGTAGGCAGAAGCTTTGATGAAATGATGCTGCATTTAACCGATCTAGTGCATCATACAGGAGACTCTGCTGCTGAGATGCTGGCAATGGCAAGCGAACTTTCTCATGTATCCCTGAATACGGAAGAGACAGCAAAGGAAATTGCATCTGCCACCTCAGATATCGCCAAAGGCGGCGAAGGGCTGGCGAGCGATGCGGAGCATGGCAAGCTGCTGGCGCAAAGGTCCAAGGAACAGACGGAAACCCTTGTCCAGACCAGCAGGGAAATGCAGAGTCTTGCGGAGGATGTAAATGGAACTAGCCGTATGGGAACGGAGTATATGGACGAGCTGATTCAGAAAACCGGGGATATGGAGGAACGAATTAGTTCCATCACCGGCAAGGTTTCGAAGCTGCAGAAAAGCACGGAGTCTATTTCTGAAGTGCTGGAGATACTGACACAATTGATGAAGCAAACGAATGTCTTATCCCTGAATGCTACGATTGAAGCAGCCAGAGCGGGGAGTTATGGCAAAGGCTTCAGAGTGGTGGCTGACGAAATACGTGCCCTGTCCGAGCAGGCCAAGCGGTCGGTAGATGCCGTTGGTCAGATCACAGAAGCCATACAACAGGATATAGAGGAAACCGCCCTGGTGTTGAGTGATTCAAGCCCTATCTTTATGCAGCAAATCTCATCGGTGAAAAACGCCGACAAGCTCTTTAATCAGGTCGGTTCGCAAATGGGTGAGCTGATGAGTCATTTAGCGCTTGTTAACCGTTCTATTCTTGATCTGGAGCAGTCCCAGCTGCTGCTGTCGGATGCGATGATGGGCGTCAGTATCGTATCGGATCAATCGCTGGCTACCTCTGAAGAAGTAGCATCACTCAGTAACGAACAGCTTGGCATCAGCACAGGTCTGGTTCATCTGTCCAAGAAGCTTCAAGTACTTTCCGGAGTGTTAAAAGACTCCCTGTCCCGGTTTAAGATTTAACTCCGGGCGGGAGTCTTTTTTTCGTTTATAAACCAATCTACACTGTCATTTGCTCGGTTTTACTGGTGTTAGGTGTTTGATTCATTTTACTGTTCTCGCGTCCGGCAAGCCCCTGGAATACAGGGATAGCGACCAGGCAGGCAATCGTGATCATCACGATGATGCCGAAGGCCATGCCCTGCATTTCGGTCAGCGAAAAGGTCAGGCTCAGCAGCAGACAGCGTGTAAATACGAGAATACATTCTCTCCATACGAGAAAGGTTCGCTTGGTGGTCGGGCTCAGATGTTTGATATATTTGAACTGCTGCGCGTTCCATACGATGGAAAAGTAGAACATGCCGACGGAGGTAAAGATATTGGATACGATCAGCATGATGGGATTATGAAGCAGAGCGATCAGAAACCCGAAGGCAAGCAGCAGCGTCCCAATCCAAAGCCACTTCATTTCATTGAATTTAATACGGCGGTAGAGCAAAAGTCCAAGCAGGGAAGATAGGGTATAGAGTAAATTCAATAATGCAATCCATAGTTTGTTCTGTGTGACGGAAAAGGTGAACAGAAGGGCGAACAAATTTTGAAACTGGAGAAACACTCCGGCTGCAAGCAGCGATAGCAGAACCCATTTGGCACCAGGGTAGCTGAAGGCCGATCGGAAGCCTAAGGTATAGATGGGTTCACGCATCTCGATGGGCGAAGTCTGAGGGGGCAGATAGATCCGCGGCATTCTCGACGAATAGATAAGCATCACAGCGATAAAAATCAACATTGTAATAAATGAACCCCTATAACCAAAACCTTGGATGACTGCCGCAGAAAGGATGGGAACGGCCATATTCAGCGCCTGAGATGTAATGTTAATAGCGGCAAAGTAGGGCGCAAGTTCGTTTTCCTTTCCCTGCATGGCGATCCCTAAGTTCTGAGAGGATTGGGAGAATCCGAACATCATGCCAACCGGAATCCCGAGCAGCGTAATCCAGAGCAGCCGGTTATCGAGCTGAACGG
Encoded here:
- a CDS encoding methyl-accepting chemotaxis protein, which gives rise to MHGKSLREPFRWNPLRSIGTKIALIIVAAIIAFVAVTGVVSYQISKRALEREVTSAYLETALQTSQKLDFLYNSFNKILLQMMVDKPMQNTVLEMLEQKDNPVEYTQLADTLDTILQSYMFSDTYITSIEVLQTDGTIVPTLSGLLASKNYSSEDWFKKIVESGGQSVWIDHNLEGNRNTNPTITLGRVISGEGVSTGYCVILIDIDLAAIKEQVENVHMGDGGAIQVISPQNQIIYSKASSQLGKTSGISLPPEGMSNPKYSFLTPDKSKQVVMAKSETNGWFTIGMIPVSEMLKDTKQIFQATLWVVGCAFILAILIGWMVARMIGKPLNSLRELMKQGADGNLQVRTHASSKDEIGQVGRSFDEMMLHLTDLVHHTGDSAAEMLAMASELSHVSLNTEETAKEIASATSDIAKGGEGLASDAEHGKLLAQRSKEQTETLVQTSREMQSLAEDVNGTSRMGTEYMDELIQKTGDMEERISSITGKVSKLQKSTESISEVLEILTQLMKQTNVLSLNATIEAARAGSYGKGFRVVADEIRALSEQAKRSVDAVGQITEAIQQDIEETALVLSDSSPIFMQQISSVKNADKLFNQVGSQMGELMSHLALVNRSILDLEQSQLLLSDAMMGVSIVSDQSLATSEEVASLSNEQLGISTGLVHLSKKLQVLSGVLKDSLSRFKI
- a CDS encoding MFS transporter, which codes for MSNDIRKLLIMNIISSIISIYIAIFVNLYIWESNHGIGEVSLYNLSMYICWGLTFALASKLISKYSIRVLLAISAVCGAMAFMYLMTVQLDNRLLWITLLGIPVGMMFGFSQSSQNLGIAMQGKENELAPYFAAINITSQALNMAVPILSAAVIQGFGYRGSFITMLIFIAVMLIYSSRMPRIYLPPQTSPIEMREPIYTLGFRSAFSYPGAKWVLLSLLAAGVFLQFQNLFALLFTFSVTQNKLWIALLNLLYTLSSLLGLLLYRRIKFNEMKWLWIGTLLLAFGFLIALLHNPIMLIVSNIFTSVGMFYFSIVWNAQQFKYIKHLSPTTKRTFLVWRECILVFTRCLLLSLTFSLTEMQGMAFGIIVMITIACLVAIPVFQGLAGRENSKMNQTPNTSKTEQMTV